In a single window of the Streptomyces sp. CGMCC 4.7035 genome:
- a CDS encoding PKD domain-containing protein, giving the protein MRRPRPAVGVPVAVLVVAGMVSGWGTGEATADAESAGTLYVNHDVACSDSGAGTQDVPFCTVQAAADVVEPGQTVRIESPNNNPYSGSVTLTRSGTKDAPITFTGAPLGVGGSRAVLAWPGSAPALTLKAVHDVHVESLTVAYDDGDGVAVTASEGVTLDRLTYNRPVLSASGTGTAVTVDGTSSDVTVSRNWIADGYAYGVRVEAGAARVTATTNVVTTPRQGGIAVSGTTGADVTSNTVFTPCATGISLDGGSAGVVENNVVASAAARQSATCPAPTAPLYAVSADSAGGVTGDYNVAANGVGSSARPRAEYSWAGASYATTAALRDATGQGTHDIDGLNVLSLAAPSEHSPLIDSADADAPGELSADIQEAPRVDDRLVADTGTGTTHPDRGAFERHDIIAVPNGDYPSPATGVAPLVTSFKTGATSSWGEPLTYSFDFGDGSAPATGTPGDPVAHSYTTPGRYNARITVTDADGTSRTGYENAAVAGTAVPPTASLSGAADTTNDGQVNAGYARFTIPKPADAWEIAYRTLTYGDGSQENLAVDAQQAEHQYPAPGTYTATLTQTDLLGRTTTAKTAFHAADAFVPMTPEYDTEKTIPAHGVLKLSAATLQANSNGVDAAQLQIVTSEAKASGSLTLYTAGTTRPGTSSINFEAGRTATNEATVKVTPTGSVDLYNGSSGPVTVEVATVGLHSHAQFARTYHPATPVRLLDTRTGTGGITGPVAGGHSVTLSVAGTHGVPTGADAVVLNVAATTTKGSGHLTVSTHGISGSDVTGPYWTTGQTASDQVMVPLVDGKVVLHNTSRSSANLVADLVGWYGPTANGAEYQPVTPARILNTRTGTGSGRIAKLGAHATLKLKVTGAHGVPASGVRAVDLNLTVPTPSGSGYLVAYADGTSRPGVHSVDFTAGHTAANGALVKVGADGEIALYNAGSTSVDVYADLLGDYAVHPVG; this is encoded by the coding sequence ATGCGTAGACCTCGCCCCGCTGTCGGGGTGCCCGTGGCCGTGCTCGTCGTGGCGGGGATGGTGAGCGGCTGGGGCACCGGTGAGGCGACGGCGGACGCGGAATCGGCCGGGACGTTGTACGTGAACCACGACGTGGCATGCAGCGACAGCGGTGCGGGCACTCAGGACGTGCCCTTCTGCACGGTGCAGGCGGCGGCGGATGTGGTGGAGCCGGGGCAGACGGTCCGGATCGAGTCGCCGAACAACAACCCGTACTCCGGATCGGTGACCTTGACGCGGTCGGGCACCAAGGACGCGCCGATCACGTTCACCGGGGCGCCCCTCGGCGTGGGCGGCTCGCGGGCGGTGCTCGCGTGGCCCGGCTCCGCGCCGGCGCTGACACTGAAAGCGGTGCATGACGTACACGTCGAATCGCTGACGGTCGCCTACGACGACGGAGACGGGGTGGCGGTGACGGCGTCCGAAGGCGTCACCCTCGACCGGCTGACGTACAACCGCCCCGTGCTGTCGGCCTCCGGCACGGGGACCGCGGTCACCGTGGACGGCACGTCCTCGGACGTGACCGTGTCGCGGAACTGGATCGCCGACGGATACGCGTACGGCGTACGGGTGGAGGCGGGAGCGGCACGGGTCACCGCCACGACCAACGTGGTGACCACCCCGCGGCAGGGCGGGATCGCGGTGAGCGGGACGACCGGCGCGGACGTGACGAGCAATACGGTCTTCACGCCGTGCGCCACCGGAATCTCGCTGGACGGCGGAAGCGCCGGGGTGGTGGAGAACAACGTGGTCGCCTCCGCGGCGGCGAGGCAGAGCGCTACGTGCCCGGCACCCACCGCTCCGCTCTACGCGGTGTCGGCCGACTCGGCGGGCGGGGTCACCGGCGACTACAACGTGGCGGCGAACGGTGTCGGCAGTTCCGCCCGGCCGCGCGCCGAGTACTCCTGGGCCGGCGCCTCCTACGCCACCACCGCGGCACTGCGGGACGCGACCGGGCAGGGCACACACGACATCGACGGGCTCAATGTGCTGTCCCTCGCGGCACCGTCCGAACACTCCCCCCTCATCGACTCGGCCGACGCAGACGCGCCCGGCGAGCTGAGCGCCGACATCCAAGAAGCCCCGCGGGTCGACGACCGACTCGTCGCCGACACCGGCACGGGCACGACCCACCCCGACCGGGGAGCCTTCGAGCGGCACGACATCATCGCTGTCCCGAACGGCGACTATCCGTCGCCGGCGACCGGCGTCGCACCGTTGGTCACCTCGTTCAAGACCGGCGCCACCAGTTCGTGGGGCGAACCACTCACGTACTCGTTCGACTTCGGGGACGGCAGCGCCCCGGCCACCGGCACCCCTGGCGACCCCGTCGCGCACAGCTACACCACGCCGGGCAGGTACAACGCGAGGATCACGGTGACCGACGCCGACGGTACGAGCCGGACCGGGTATGAGAACGCTGCCGTGGCGGGTACGGCCGTCCCACCCACCGCGTCGCTCTCCGGCGCCGCGGACACCACGAACGACGGGCAGGTCAACGCGGGGTACGCGCGCTTCACCATTCCGAAACCGGCGGACGCGTGGGAGATCGCGTACCGGACCCTGACGTACGGCGACGGCAGCCAGGAGAACCTGGCCGTCGATGCCCAGCAGGCGGAGCACCAGTACCCGGCGCCCGGCACCTACACCGCCACGCTGACGCAGACGGATCTGCTCGGCCGGACCACCACCGCCAAGACGGCCTTCCACGCCGCGGACGCCTTCGTGCCCATGACCCCGGAGTACGACACCGAGAAGACCATCCCCGCCCACGGGGTCCTGAAGCTCTCGGCGGCCACCCTGCAGGCCAATAGCAACGGTGTGGACGCGGCCCAACTGCAGATCGTCACCAGCGAGGCCAAGGCGAGCGGCTCCCTGACCCTCTACACCGCCGGCACCACCCGGCCGGGCACCTCCAGCATCAACTTCGAGGCCGGCCGGACGGCCACCAACGAGGCGACCGTCAAGGTCACCCCGACCGGTTCGGTCGACCTCTACAACGGCAGCTCCGGCCCGGTGACCGTCGAGGTCGCCACGGTCGGCCTCCACTCGCACGCCCAGTTCGCCCGCACCTACCACCCGGCCACGCCGGTCCGCCTGCTCGACACCCGCACCGGCACCGGTGGCATCACCGGCCCGGTCGCGGGCGGCCACTCGGTCACGCTGTCGGTCGCCGGCACCCACGGCGTCCCGACGGGGGCCGACGCGGTGGTGCTCAACGTCGCGGCGACCACCACCAAGGGGTCGGGCCACCTCACCGTCTCCACCCACGGCATTTCCGGCTCCGATGTGACGGGCCCGTACTGGACCACGGGCCAGACCGCGTCCGACCAGGTCATGGTCCCGCTGGTGGACGGCAAGGTCGTGCTGCACAACACCAGCAGGTCGTCGGCGAACCTCGTCGCGGACCTCGTCGGCTGGTACGGCCCCACGGCGAACGGTGCGGAGTACCAGCCCGTCACCCCGGCGCGGATCCTCAACACCCGGACCGGCACCGGAAGCGGAAGGATCGCCAAGCTCGGTGCCCACGCCACGCTCAAGCTCAAGGTCACCGGGGCGCACGGGGTCCCGGCGAGCGGGGTGCGCGCCGTCGATCTCAACCTCACGGTGCCCACGCCGTCCGGCAGCGGCTACCTCGTCGCCTACGCCGACGGCACCTCCCGCCCCGGCGTGCACTCGGTCGACTTCACCGCCGGTCACACCGCGGCCAACGGCGCTCTGGTCAAGGTCGGCGCCGACGGCGAGATCGCCCTGTACAACGCCGGCTCCACCTCCGTCGACGTCTACGCCGACCTGCTCGGCGACTACGCCGTCCACCCTGTCGGCTGA
- the hrpA gene encoding ATP-dependent RNA helicase HrpA, translated as MSTHPAPALGTLAPRLTELSLRDAHRLGRRLEGARKIRKPEARAAVLAEIEAEVVKAEDRMAARTARVPAVTYPEQLPVSQKKSDIADAIRDHQVVIVAGETGSGKTTQIPKICLELGRGVRGMIGHTQPRRIAARTVAERVAEELDTPLGEAVGWKVRFTDQVNPDATFVKLMTDGILLAEIQTDRELRAYDTIIIDEAHERSLNIDFLLGYLAQLLPRRPDLKVVITSATIDPERFSRHFNDAPIIEVSGRTYPVEVRYRPLLEEDSDDADRDQITAITDAVEELMAEGKGDILVFLSGEREIRDTADALTKKNYRFTEILPLYARLSHAEQHRVFQPHTGRRIVLATNVAETSLTVPGIKYVIDPGFARISRYSHRTKVQRLPIEAISQASANQRKGRCGRTSDGICVRLYSEDDFTTRPEFTDAEILRTNLASVILQMTAAGLGDIEKFPFIDPPDHRNIRDGVQLLQELGALDPAQKDPRKRLTDSGRKLAQLPVDPRLARMVLEADRNGCVREVMVIAAALSIQDPRERPADKQAQADQQHARFRDETSDFLAYLNLWRYIREQQKERGSSSFRRMCKQEYLNFLRIREWQDIYTQLRTVAKQMGIHLNEQDAPADRIHISLLAGLLSHIGLKDVKESKDSGPAARKDGGRNEYVGARNAKFAIFPGSSLFKKPPRFVMSAELVETSRLWARVNAKIEPEWVEPLAEHLLKRTYSEPHWEKDQAAVMAYEKVTLYGVPIVAQRKVNYGRIDPETSRELFIRNALVEGDWRTHHKFFADNRKLLTEVEELEHRARRRDILVDDETLFDFYDQRVPEHVVSGAHFDSWWKSKRHEQPDFLDFEREMLINEKAGAVTKDDYPDSWRQGRLKFRVTYQFEPGADADGVTVHIPLQVLNQVTDEGFDWQIPGLREEVVTELIRSLPKPIRRHYVPAPNYAKAFLEKAVPLQEPLTTTMTRELKRMVGVPFEAEDFDWAKVPDHLKITFRIVDERRRKLAEDKDLEALKLRLKPKARQALSQAAAATAERQGGESLERDGLTDWTIGSLTRVFETRRAGQPVKAFPALVDDGDTVSVRLFDTEVEQAEAMWKGTRRLILRNIPVNPAKFASEKLTNAQKLALSANPHGSIQALFDDCAMAAADKLMGDFGGPAWDEESYRKLYDKVRAEIVDTTVRTVGQVQQVLAAWQACERRLKAARSPALLANLADVRKQLDALVKPGFVTWAGLRRLPDLMRYLVAADRRLQQMPTGVQRDTSRMEKVHEMQDEYAWLLEQLPQGRPVPQQVLDIRWMIEELRVSYFAHALGTAYPVSDKRIVKAIDAAAP; from the coding sequence ATGTCTACGCATCCCGCCCCCGCCCTCGGCACCCTCGCCCCTCGCCTGACCGAGCTCTCGCTGCGCGACGCGCACCGCCTCGGCCGCAGGCTCGAAGGCGCGCGCAAGATCCGCAAGCCCGAGGCCCGGGCCGCCGTACTCGCCGAGATCGAGGCGGAGGTCGTCAAGGCCGAGGACAGGATGGCCGCGCGCACCGCCCGCGTCCCCGCCGTCACGTACCCCGAACAGCTCCCCGTCAGCCAGAAGAAGAGCGATATCGCCGACGCCATACGCGACCACCAGGTCGTCATCGTGGCCGGTGAGACCGGCTCGGGCAAGACCACGCAGATCCCCAAGATCTGTCTTGAGCTCGGCCGCGGCGTCCGCGGCATGATCGGCCACACCCAGCCCCGCCGTATCGCCGCCCGCACCGTCGCGGAGCGCGTCGCCGAAGAGCTCGACACGCCCCTCGGCGAGGCCGTCGGCTGGAAGGTCCGCTTCACCGACCAGGTGAACCCGGACGCCACCTTCGTCAAGCTCATGACGGACGGCATCCTGCTCGCCGAGATCCAGACGGACCGCGAGCTGCGCGCCTACGACACGATCATCATCGACGAGGCCCACGAGCGGTCCCTCAACATCGACTTCCTGCTCGGCTACCTGGCCCAGCTCCTGCCCCGGCGCCCGGATCTCAAGGTCGTCATCACCTCGGCCACGATCGACCCGGAGCGCTTCTCGCGCCACTTCAACGACGCGCCGATCATCGAGGTCAGCGGGCGTACGTACCCGGTCGAGGTGCGCTACCGCCCCCTCCTCGAAGAGGACTCCGACGACGCCGACCGCGACCAGATCACCGCGATCACGGACGCCGTCGAGGAGCTGATGGCGGAGGGCAAGGGCGACATCCTGGTCTTCCTCTCCGGAGAGCGCGAGATCCGCGACACGGCGGACGCGCTCACCAAGAAGAACTACCGCTTCACCGAGATCCTCCCCCTCTACGCCCGCCTCTCCCACGCGGAGCAGCACCGCGTCTTCCAGCCGCACACGGGCCGCAGGATCGTTCTGGCCACGAACGTCGCCGAGACCTCCCTCACCGTCCCGGGCATCAAGTACGTCATCGACCCCGGCTTCGCCCGTATCTCGCGCTACAGCCACCGCACCAAGGTCCAGCGCCTGCCCATCGAGGCGATCTCCCAGGCGAGCGCCAACCAGCGCAAGGGCCGCTGCGGCCGTACGTCCGACGGCATCTGCGTCCGCCTGTACAGCGAGGACGACTTCACCACCCGGCCCGAGTTCACGGACGCCGAGATCCTGCGTACGAACCTCGCCTCCGTCATCCTCCAGATGACCGCGGCCGGCCTCGGCGACATCGAGAAGTTCCCCTTCATCGACCCGCCGGACCACCGCAACATCCGGGACGGCGTGCAACTCCTCCAGGAGCTGGGTGCGCTGGACCCCGCCCAGAAGGACCCCCGCAAGCGGCTCACGGACAGCGGCCGCAAGCTCGCCCAACTGCCGGTCGACCCGCGCCTGGCGCGCATGGTCCTGGAAGCGGACCGCAACGGCTGTGTCCGCGAGGTCATGGTCATCGCCGCCGCGCTGTCCATCCAGGACCCGCGCGAGCGCCCCGCCGACAAACAGGCCCAGGCCGACCAGCAGCACGCCCGCTTCAGGGACGAGACCAGCGACTTCCTCGCGTACCTCAACCTGTGGCGCTACATCCGCGAGCAGCAGAAGGAGCGCGGCTCGTCGTCGTTCCGCCGTATGTGCAAGCAGGAGTACCTGAACTTCCTGCGCATCCGCGAATGGCAGGACATCTACACGCAGCTGCGCACGGTCGCCAAGCAGATGGGCATCCACCTCAACGAGCAGGACGCCCCCGCCGACCGCATCCACATCTCGCTCCTCGCCGGCCTGCTCTCGCACATCGGCCTGAAGGACGTGAAGGAGTCCAAGGACTCCGGCCCCGCCGCCCGCAAGGACGGCGGACGCAACGAGTACGTCGGCGCCCGCAACGCCAAGTTCGCGATCTTCCCGGGCTCGTCCCTGTTCAAGAAGCCCCCGCGCTTCGTGATGTCGGCCGAGCTCGTCGAGACCTCGCGCCTCTGGGCACGCGTCAACGCCAAGATCGAGCCGGAGTGGGTCGAACCGCTCGCCGAACACCTCCTCAAGCGGACCTACAGCGAGCCGCACTGGGAGAAGGACCAGGCGGCCGTGATGGCGTACGAGAAGGTCACGCTGTACGGCGTCCCGATCGTCGCCCAGCGGAAGGTGAACTACGGCCGTATCGACCCGGAGACGAGCCGCGAGCTGTTCATCCGCAACGCTCTCGTCGAGGGCGACTGGCGCACGCACCACAAGTTCTTCGCCGACAACCGCAAGCTCCTCACCGAGGTCGAGGAGCTGGAGCACCGCGCCCGGCGCCGGGACATCCTGGTGGACGACGAGACGCTGTTCGACTTCTACGACCAGCGGGTGCCCGAACACGTCGTGTCGGGCGCGCACTTCGACTCGTGGTGGAAGAGCAAGCGGCACGAGCAGCCCGACTTCCTCGACTTCGAGCGCGAGATGCTCATCAACGAGAAGGCGGGCGCGGTCACCAAGGACGACTACCCCGACTCGTGGCGCCAGGGGCGCCTGAAGTTCAGGGTGACGTACCAGTTCGAGCCGGGCGCGGACGCGGACGGCGTGACGGTGCACATCCCGCTGCAGGTCCTCAACCAGGTCACGGACGAGGGCTTCGACTGGCAGATTCCGGGCCTCAGGGAGGAGGTCGTCACCGAGCTGATCCGCTCCCTCCCGAAGCCGATCCGCCGCCACTACGTCCCCGCGCCCAACTATGCGAAGGCGTTCCTGGAGAAGGCGGTGCCGCTTCAGGAGCCGCTGACGACGACCATGACGCGTGAGCTGAAGCGTATGGTCGGCGTCCCCTTCGAGGCGGAGGACTTCGACTGGGCGAAGGTCCCCGACCACCTGAAGATCACCTTCCGGATCGTCGACGAGCGGCGCCGCAAGCTGGCCGAGGACAAGGATCTGGAGGCGCTGAAGCTTCGTCTGAAGCCGAAGGCGCGTCAGGCCCTCTCCCAGGCCGCGGCGGCGACGGCCGAGCGCCAGGGCGGCGAGTCCCTGGAGCGCGACGGCCTCACCGACTGGACGATCGGCTCCCTCACCCGTGTCTTCGAGACCCGCCGCGCCGGCCAGCCCGTGAAGGCCTTTCCGGCGCTGGTGGACGACGGCGACACGGTCTCCGTACGCCTCTTCGACACGGAGGTGGAGCAGGCGGAGGCGATGTGGAAGGGCACGCGGCGGCTCATTCTGCGCAACATCCCGGTCAATCCGGCGAAGTTCGCGTCCGAGAAGCTGACGAACGCCCAGAAGCTCGCCCTGTCGGCCAATCCGCACGGCTCGATACAGGCCCTGTTCGACGACTGCGCGATGGCGGCGGCGGACAAGCTGATGGGCGACTTCGGCGGCCCGGCGTGGGACGAGGAGTCGTACCGCAAGCTGTACGACAAGGTGCGTGCCGAGATCGTCGACACGACGGTGCGTACCGTCGGGCAGGTGCAGCAGGTCCTTGCCGCCTGGCAGGCCTGTGAGCGCCGGCTGAAGGCCGCACGCAGCCCCGCGCTGCTGGCAAACCTGGCGGACGTGCGCAAGCAGCTGGACGCCCTTGTGAAGCCCGGCTTCGTCACATGGGCGGGCCTGCGCCGCCTCCCCGACCTGATGCGCTATCTGGTGGCCGCCGACCGGCGCCTGCAGCAGATGCCGACGGGAGTCCAGCGGGACACCTCCCGCATGGAGAAGGTCCACGAGATGCAGGACGAGTACGCCTGGCTGCTGGAGCAGCTCCCCCAGGGCCGGCCGGTACCGCAGCAGGTCCTGGACATCCGCTGGATGATCGAGGAGCTCCGGGTCAGCTATTTCGCCCATGCGCTGGGCACGGCGTACCCGGTGTCGGACAAGCGGATCGTGAAGGCGATCGACGCGGCGGCGCCGTGA
- a CDS encoding DUF6274 family protein, with amino-acid sequence MAASARHETRALLRAHLSAATGYRHLTRHCPICHQLLRLAMEPAHGGEESPETVSEDESPSKA; translated from the coding sequence ATGGCGGCATCCGCTCGGCATGAGACACGCGCTCTGCTCCGTGCTCACCTGTCCGCGGCTACCGGGTACCGCCATCTGACGCGGCACTGCCCGATCTGCCATCAGCTCCTGCGCCTGGCCATGGAACCCGCCCACGGCGGCGAGGAGAGCCCTGAGACGGTCTCCGAGGACGAAAGCCCCTCCAAGGCGTGA
- the bldC gene encoding developmental transcriptional regulator BldC, which translates to MTARTPDAEPLLTPAEVATMFRVDPKTVTRWAKAGKLTSIRTLGGHRRYREAEVRALLAGIPQQRSEA; encoded by the coding sequence ATGACCGCTCGCACCCCTGATGCCGAGCCGCTGCTGACCCCGGCTGAGGTCGCCACGATGTTCCGCGTCGACCCGAAGACGGTCACGCGGTGGGCGAAGGCCGGAAAGCTCACGTCCATCCGCACGCTCGGCGGGCACCGCCGCTACCGCGAGGCCGAGGTCCGTGCTCTGCTCGCGGGTATCCCGCAGCAGCGCAGCGAGGCCTGA